In Limanda limanda chromosome 23, fLimLim1.1, whole genome shotgun sequence, a genomic segment contains:
- the LOC132996770 gene encoding thymosin beta-12 yields MSDKPTLTEVTSFDKTKLKKTETQEKNPLPSKETIEQEKAAATS; encoded by the exons ATGAGCGACAAGCCCACTCTCACCGAGGTCACCTCCTTCGACAAGACCAAGCTGAAGAAGACCGAGACGCAGGAGAAGAACCCCCTGCCCTCCAAAGAGA CCATCGAACAGGAGAAGGCGGCTGCGACGTCGTGA